A window from Betaproteobacteria bacterium encodes these proteins:
- a CDS encoding sulfate transporter — protein sequence MQPAQPAQRPPVAAVNRYDRMEWAGAFGDLGTLIPFVVAYIGMVGMDPFGILFAFGVALIICGAYYRTPMPVQPMKAAGAVAATQAAQTAVITPAAVVGAGLATGIIWLLLGLTGTARRVAAWVPHFVVTGIVLGLGMAFMIEGIKMMATGWLVAAIGLAGTVLLLTNRKFPAMFLLLIFGAACGLIVEPALWQKVVGITIEFRAPGFALSELTFHDFLLGAVFLALPQLPLTLGNAIMATAEENNRLFADRPVDENELSSSTGMLNLFGASVGGIPMCHGAGGMAGHVAFGARTGGSTVILGVVLLTIALFLSGSIQTLLGIFPIAVLGVILFLTGAQLALGSCDFSSNKTERFITLVTAAFCIWNVGIGFLAGMAGAYLNKRGLLKL from the coding sequence ATGCAGCCTGCTCAACCCGCCCAGAGGCCGCCGGTTGCTGCGGTCAATCGGTACGACCGAATGGAGTGGGCCGGAGCGTTCGGCGATCTAGGAACGCTCATTCCGTTCGTGGTGGCCTACATCGGCATGGTAGGGATGGATCCGTTCGGAATCCTCTTCGCATTCGGTGTCGCTTTGATTATTTGCGGCGCCTACTATAGAACGCCGATGCCCGTTCAACCCATGAAGGCGGCAGGTGCTGTGGCTGCTACGCAAGCGGCTCAGACAGCGGTCATCACGCCAGCCGCGGTCGTCGGCGCCGGCCTTGCCACCGGAATCATCTGGTTGCTGCTCGGCCTGACCGGCACAGCTCGGCGCGTGGCCGCCTGGGTTCCGCATTTTGTCGTGACGGGGATCGTGCTCGGCCTGGGCATGGCCTTCATGATCGAGGGCATCAAGATGATGGCTACCGGATGGCTGGTCGCGGCCATCGGTCTCGCTGGGACGGTTCTGTTGCTGACGAATCGCAAGTTCCCAGCCATGTTCCTGCTGCTCATCTTCGGGGCCGCGTGCGGATTGATCGTCGAGCCTGCGCTCTGGCAAAAAGTTGTCGGGATCACCATCGAGTTCCGCGCACCGGGGTTCGCCCTGTCCGAGTTGACGTTTCATGATTTCCTTCTTGGCGCCGTGTTCCTCGCCTTGCCGCAACTGCCGCTCACCCTAGGCAACGCCATCATGGCTACCGCCGAGGAGAACAACCGGCTCTTTGCCGATCGCCCGGTCGATGAGAACGAGCTATCAAGCTCAACCGGAATGCTGAATCTCTTCGGTGCATCGGTCGGTGGAATACCGATGTGCCACGGGGCGGGAGGCATGGCCGGCCATGTCGCATTCGGCGCGCGCACGGGCGGCTCTACGGTGATCCTCGGAGTCGTCCTGCTCACGATCGCACTTTTCCTGAGCGGATCCATTCAGACGTTGCTCGGCATTTTTCCGATCGCGGTCCTCGGCGTCATCCTGTTTCTCACTGGAGCACAACTCGCGCTTGGGTCGTGCGATTTCAGCTCGAATAAGACTGAGCGCTTCATCACACTTGTAACGGCTGCCTTCTGCATCTGGAATGTCGGCATCGGATTTCTTGCCGGCATGGCCGGTGCCTACCTAAACAAGCGCGGACTGCTCAAGCTGTAG
- a CDS encoding TolC family protein, with protein sequence MSPCRTSFHCCVVTRNPMRRLPLLLLLVLPSAAAWAQTALIEAEAVRLGLSRAALSDWARASVEAAQADVVGAGQLPNPTLGYSREQTGRSPRSVEQSLHIAQTFQLSGRRELSQHAAGRRVEVATAEIDLRRAEVAAEIRQRFHEALLKQQLVGAIETWVERFTRAHAVVEKLAKAGEASGYDRRRLYREREGARAKLAIESAELGRALERLAALIGAPELAAGQISGSLLPTQPPAREADLARLDQRPDLRVLSARAQAADLERRAAALQRIPDVTVGIGPKSVDNGISREHGIMLTLSVPLPLFDRGQAGEARAAAEALGARAEYRLARDRAEGELRGLYRQVERLTAAAKDYRARVLATTPELLRIAEAAYRGGESTILELLDAYRGALESETTALDLEWKARSARIEYDLQTGSSE encoded by the coding sequence ATGTCGCCCTGCCGGACCTCGTTCCATTGTTGCGTTGTCACGAGGAATCCGATGCGACGCCTTCCCTTACTCTTGCTCTTGGTATTGCCATCTGCTGCAGCATGGGCACAAACAGCGCTGATCGAAGCCGAGGCGGTGCGTCTTGGGCTGTCACGGGCCGCGCTGTCCGACTGGGCGCGCGCGAGCGTGGAGGCGGCTCAAGCCGATGTGGTCGGTGCGGGCCAGCTTCCGAATCCAACGCTCGGCTACAGCCGCGAGCAGACCGGCCGATCACCGCGCTCGGTCGAGCAAAGTCTGCACATCGCACAGACGTTCCAGCTTTCGGGACGACGCGAACTTAGCCAGCACGCGGCCGGCCGCCGGGTCGAGGTCGCAACGGCAGAAATCGACCTGCGGCGCGCTGAAGTCGCAGCCGAGATCCGACAGCGATTCCATGAGGCGCTGCTCAAGCAGCAACTCGTTGGCGCAATCGAGACATGGGTCGAGCGCTTCACCCGGGCGCACGCCGTGGTCGAAAAGCTGGCGAAGGCGGGAGAAGCGTCCGGGTACGACCGCAGGCGGCTCTACCGAGAGCGGGAAGGGGCAAGGGCGAAGCTCGCGATCGAATCCGCGGAGCTGGGCCGCGCGCTAGAACGCCTAGCTGCCCTGATTGGCGCGCCGGAGCTCGCCGCGGGACAGATCTCCGGAAGCCTGCTGCCCACCCAGCCGCCCGCCCGCGAGGCTGATCTGGCGCGACTCGATCAGCGACCGGACTTGCGGGTCCTGTCTGCGCGTGCGCAGGCCGCAGATCTCGAACGACGCGCCGCGGCACTGCAGCGTATTCCAGACGTGACCGTCGGGATAGGACCGAAGTCAGTCGACAACGGGATCAGCCGCGAGCACGGGATCATGCTGACGCTTTCAGTGCCGTTGCCGTTGTTCGACCGTGGGCAGGCGGGAGAGGCGCGGGCGGCAGCGGAAGCACTCGGTGCCCGCGCCGAATACCGGCTGGCGCGCGACCGCGCCGAAGGCGAGTTGCGCGGTCTTTACCGTCAGGTCGAGCGGCTCACAGCCGCGGCCAAGGACTATCGCGCCCGGGTTCTGGCCACCACGCCAGAGTTGCTGCGAATCGCGGAAGCGGCTTACCGCGGCGGCGAGTCGACCATTCTCGAGCTGCTCGATGCCTATCGTGGCGCGCTCGAGTCCGAAACGACAGCGCTCGATCTGGAATGGAAAGCGCGCTCGGCGCGCATCGAGTACGACCTGCAAACCGGGAGCTCCGAATGA